The Symphalangus syndactylus isolate Jambi chromosome 3, NHGRI_mSymSyn1-v2.1_pri, whole genome shotgun sequence genome has a segment encoding these proteins:
- the LOC129478386 gene encoding peptidyl-prolyl cis-trans isomerase A-like, with translation MVNPTVFFDIAFDGEPLGCISFKLFADKFPKTEENFHALSTGEKGCGYKGSCFHRNIPGFMCQGSNFTRHNGTGGKSIYGEKFEDENFILKHTGPGILSVANAGPNTNCSQFFICTAKTEWLDGKHVVFGKVKEDMNIVEAMECFGSRNGKTSKKIISIADCGQL, from the coding sequence ATGGTCAACCCCACCGTGTTCTTTGACATCGCCTTTGACGGCGAGCCCTTGGGGTGCATCTCCTTCAAGCTGTTTGCAGACAAGTTTCCAAAGACAGAAGAAAACTTTCATGCTCTGAGCACTGGAGAGAAAGGATGTGGTTATAAGGGTTCCtgctttcacagaaatattccAGGGTTTATGTGTCAGGGTAGTAACTTCACACGCCATAATGGCACTGGTGGCAAGTCCATCTACGGGGAGAAATTTGAAGATGAGAACTTCATCCTAAAGCATACAGGTCCTGGCATCTTGTCCGTGGCAAATGCTGGACCCAACACAAATTGTTCCCAGTTTTTCATCTGCACTGCCAAGACTGAGTGGTTGGATGGCAAGCATGTGGTCTTTGGCAAGGTGAAAGAAGACATGAATATTGTGGAAGCCATGGAGTGCTTTGGGTCCAGGAATGGCAAGACCAGCAAGAAGATAATCAGCATTGCTGACTGTGGACAACTCTAA